A stretch of the Lineus longissimus chromosome 10, tnLinLong1.2, whole genome shotgun sequence genome encodes the following:
- the LOC135494612 gene encoding uncharacterized protein LOC135494612: MSKAKATSTAGSSRLKDPIPALEQACKRADALHTEISSTGLFNLVWSGKWPDFKPNNRFDHFEVDLNRSSDVLAEADSYFQMLEQACIRLNKANATLSVLIGKKLQQEFDDIDWDINGRFLTDEEHEMMYKSTIVCKNFDDLLIKMAEICQAADELAENAKRASAETRAAQMNSSYFAKNKDQMENVQKLFEEKLRQKKEEIRRLEEEKKAKAREERERREREARQRKEQERLEREEMDREQREREEREKEASEQKAREEKERREQEEREREERERAERERRQREKRERKERERLEREERERQERERLEKEKQERLEREKREKEERERRDPNSKFWRSLLYNAQEETKQNKGLHCVFRAFTDSLVRSEMTVVEVPFLKAQVPIGSGEELASTVLDITSENGRLEYPYAARLAMPNLVGRHHFYSAIAKIRVDDSREWTTVPSKDTNIDKYKDLGECELPPFTSIRVAIFRAVPKDAKVIRRGGGTVRSHAEPRISIEFPKDAVQDPREITLLVRNVDHQLIESLKRHSQGCENVTTASHVLHVENMEGFGRFKAPLKITMPAVERLLKTKKKQDKTSPLYTMVVQLGLNGQWSICQKVDAEPNEEGVVTVLSSNPLAGMVVMGMAINSEAKAEFSAERLDQHLDEHVIRFLQRQSEKDRSQIVTDCVNTEDSDKLLEDLNKKGFTEGPIESKEILIREGQKFTMMLSQWGNIRRTGFGKVPADGAIEFVYHSKIKCSRAQFSVEPDNIYGQSSRDYYFGNNEYFTQNNIGRPDKKIHDFGIKLPRMSREKSTVHKAPRRFGAGALGEEVFRLIGQSLEDEEWTQLATRLKMDKAKIARIERDNSGKGLDDTVFAILWDWYKKTEVSGNKVDNLCRSLRKLNKEDLAYHIEQENNKILEEQKKSAKETNLNKAFFIVKESETVLRSWKMIGHRLGVPDCDVAAIDIDVDDEVDGVKEKVWKLLNAWKDQETGGATIDKLISVMRKMKIGLVADKLGKLIPVSDQNRTVSQPTPARSLRPKTAGPSNSGLSPRGLVSRPSTVHAGSRR; encoded by the exons ATGTCAAAAGCCAAAGCAACATCGACTGCGGGTTCTTCGCGGTTGAAGGACCCCATCCCGGCATTGGAGCAAGCCTGCAAACGAGCCGATGCGCTCCACACCGAAATCTCGTCCACAGGACTATTCAACCTCGTCTGGAGTGGGAAATGGCCAGATTTCAAACCAAACAATAGATTTGACCACTTCGAGGTTGATCTAAATAGAAGTTCTGATGTTCTTGCCGAGGCAGACTCGTATTTCCAAATGCTAGAGCAAGCCTGCATCCGATTGAACAAGGCGAACGCGACGCTTTCTGTTCTCATCGGCAAGAAGCTGCAGCAGGAGTTTGACGACATCGACTGGGATATCAATG GACGATTTTTAACTGATGAAGAACATGAGATGATGTACAAAAGCACGATAGTATGCAAGAATTTTGACGATCTACTAAtaaaaatggccgaaatttgtCAAGCAGCGGACGAACTGGCGGAGAATGCCAAACGCGCAAGCGCAGAGACCCGAGCCGCCCAAATGAACTCCTCATATTTCGCGAAGAACAAAGATCAAatggaaaatgtacaaaaacttTTCGAAGAAAAACTCAGGCAAAAAAAGGAGGAAATCAGAAG gctagaagaagaaaaaaaggcgaAGGCTCGAGAGGAGCGCGAAAGACGCGAAAGGGAGGCCCGGCAAAGAAAGGAACAGGAACGACTGGAGAGGGAAGAGATGGATAGGGAACAACGTGAACGAGAAGAGAGGGAAAAGGAGGCGAGCGAGCAGAAAGCGAGAGAGGAAAAAGAGCGGAGAGAGCAAGAGGAACGGGAGAGggaggagagagagagagccgaGCGGGAGAGGCGGCAGAGAGAAAAGCGAGAACGGAAAGAAAGGGAACGGTTAGAGAGGGAGGAAAGAGAGAGACAAGAGAGAGAAAGATTAGAGAAGGAGAAACAGGAGAGGCTTGAAAGAGAGAAGCGAGAAAAAGAGGAGAGGGAGAGGAGGGACCCGAATTCAAAGTTTTGGAGATCATTACT CTACAATGCCCAAGAagaaacgaaacagaacaaAGGTCTTCACTGTGTGTTTCGAGCCTTTACTGATTCTCTCGTTAGGAGTGAAATGACCGTTGTGGAAGTCCCATTCCTCAAGGCGCAAGTCCCCATTGGATCAGGAGAAGAGCTGGCAAGCACTGTCCTTGACATCACGTCGGAAAATGGCCGCCTCGAGTATCCC TATGCTGCCCGACTGGCGATGCCAAATTTAGTGGGTCGACATCACTTTTACAGCGCTATTGCAAAGATTCGCGTCGATGATTCACGCGAGTGGACTACAGTGCCATCAAAGGATACCAACATCGATAAGTATAAG GATTTAGGCGAGTGTGAACTACCACCCTTCACTAGCATCCGTGTGGCAATCTTCAGGGCCGTGCCGAAAGATGCCAAAGTCATCCGACGAGGCGGTGGGACGGTCAGGTCACACGCCGAACCCAGGATCAGCATAGAATTCCCGAAAGACGCTGTGCAAGACCCCCGAGAGATAACCCTCCTG GTCCGCAATGTCGACCACCAGCTGATCGAGTCGCTCAAGCGCCACAGCCAAGGTTGCGAGAACGTTACAACGGCAAGTCACGTGCTGCACGTCGAAAATATGGAGGGCTTTGGGCGGTTCAAAGCGCCTCTAAAAATCACCATGCCAGCGGTCGAACGTCTACTAAAGACAAAAAAGAAACAG GATAAGACTTCTCCGCTGTACACCATGGTAGTCCAGCTAGGCCTGAACGGACAGTGGTCGATCTGCCAGAAGGTGGACGCAGAGCCCAATGAAGAAGGGGTGGTGACGGTCCTAAGTAGCAATCCATTAGCTGG AATGGTTGTGATGGGAATGGCGATCAACTCGGAAGCAAAGGCGGAGTTTTCAGCTGAAAGATTGGACCAGCACCTGGACGAACACGTGATTAGGTTCCTCCAGAGACAGTCCGAGAAAGACCGGAGTCAGATTGTGACTGATTGTGTCAATACGGAGGATAGTGATAAGCTTCTGGAAGATTTAAATAAAAAAGGGTTTACTGAAGGGCCCATTGAATCTAAG GAAATCCTCATCCGAGAGGGACAGAAATTCACGATGATGCTGAGCCAATGGGGAAACATCCGTCGCACAGGGTTTGGAAAGGTTCCTGCAGATGGTGCCATTGAGTTCGTTTATCATTCAAAGATAAAGTGTTCCCGGGCGCAATTTTCGGTGGAACCTGATAATATTTACGGTCAAAGCTCACGTGACTACTACTTCGGTAACAACGAGTACTTCACCCAAAACAACATTGGGAGACCGGACAAAAAGATCCATGATTTCGGAATTAAACTGCCCAGG ATGAGCAGAGAAAAATCCACGGTTCATAAAGCCCCAAGACGATTTGGCGCCGGTGCCCTTGGTGAAGAAGTGTTCAGACTAATTGGACAGAGTTTGGAAGACGAAGAGTGGACTCAACTGGCAACGAGGTTGAAAATGGACAAGGCCAAGATAGCTAGGATTGAGCGAGACAACTCCGGTAAAGGCTTGGATGATACGGTCTTTGCGATACTGTGGGACTGGTATAAGAAAACCGAGGTCTCGGGAAATAAG GTTGATAACCTGTGTCGCTCCCTGAGGAAGCTTAACAAGGAAGACCTCGCTTATCACATCGAACAAGAGAATAACAAAATATTAGAGGAACAAAAAAAATCAGCGAAAG AAACCAATCTCAATAAAGCATTCTTCATTGTGAAAGAGTCAGAAACTGTTCTGCGAAGCTGGAAGATGATAGGCCACCGTCTTGGAGTTCCCGACTGTGACGTTGCCGCCATTGAtattgatgtcgatgatgaagtTGACGGGGTTAAGGAAAAGGTCTGGAAGCTCTTGAATGCATGGAAAGACCAAGAGACAGGTGGTGCCACCATCGACAAGCTAATTTCAGTAATGAGAAAGATGAAGATTGGGTTGGTTGCAG ATAAATTAGGAAAACTAATCCCAGTGAGTGATCAAAATAGGACGGTTAGTCAACCAACACCAGCGCGGAGTCTGCGGCCAAAAACAGCGGGACCTTCGAATTCTGGGTTGTCGCCGAGAGGACTCGTCAGTCGACCATCAACTGTGCACGCCGGCAGCAGACGTTAG